Proteins encoded together in one Variovorax paradoxus window:
- a CDS encoding YceI family protein, with product MKKLSIAAALSAAVLAAPALAQEYTAPPVAAKPAGGPVKNASYVIDPTHTFVMYEMGHYGTTTNRGRFSTKDGTVQIDAAGTSGKVDITMDISSINTGVDLLNRHVQSKDFFNVAEFPTGRFVADRIDFNGDKVADVPGTLTLMGQTKPVTLKAVRFNCYLNPLINRQVCGGDFETTVQRSDWGITWGLNFGFENKVKLLVQVEAVNVQQ from the coding sequence ATGAAGAAGCTCTCCATTGCTGCCGCGCTTTCTGCCGCGGTTCTTGCCGCTCCGGCCCTTGCGCAGGAATACACCGCGCCACCCGTGGCCGCCAAGCCCGCGGGCGGCCCGGTCAAGAATGCCAGCTACGTGATCGACCCGACCCACACCTTCGTGATGTACGAAATGGGGCACTACGGCACCACCACCAACCGCGGGCGCTTCAGCACCAAGGACGGCACGGTGCAGATCGACGCCGCCGGCACCAGCGGCAAGGTCGACATCACCATGGACATCAGCTCCATCAACACCGGCGTCGACCTGCTCAACCGCCATGTGCAAAGCAAGGACTTCTTCAACGTGGCCGAGTTTCCGACCGGCCGCTTCGTGGCGGACCGCATCGATTTCAACGGCGACAAGGTGGCCGACGTGCCGGGCACGCTCACGCTGATGGGGCAGACCAAGCCGGTCACGCTGAAGGCCGTGCGCTTCAACTGCTACCTGAATCCGCTCATCAACCGCCAGGTCTGCGGCGGCGATTTCGAGACCACGGTGCAGCGCAGCGACTGGGGCATCACCTGGGGCCTGAACTTCGGCTTCGAGAACAAGGTGAAGCTGCTGGTGCAGGTCGAAGCGGTCAACGTGCAGCAATAA